A portion of the Stigmatella aurantiaca DW4/3-1 genome contains these proteins:
- a CDS encoding B12-binding domain-containing radical SAM protein, with translation MKLLLLSGLGPVWPAASSFWDSDTLSNTFFDLKAKVAPYHPGLDRRLTAQNFHYRVGNESRPVFRPRLQGEPHLTSETLCSILDGCGRDYEMFRLEDVWYEKCEPQTTNPDVIALSTTFICNRKAFNAAIEWIRARFPNAKVVVGGQYSNLKYMRLMREFPGIDFIVRGDAEIAFPMLLDALEGKADLGKVPNLVIGGPGSGEERQVTLTEFGYINVDQHPSPRFRGHRPIIPYESMRGCPFTCKFCSFPFASPEWRYKSADKICHDWASYAEANGASLIRAMDSTFTVPPKRLRELFEKLPSLGIRWEAYTRANVINTPDVVSGLEASHCTTLSIGFESMSNNSLKYMNKKVTAEQNRRANELLADSAVDFRGSFIIGYPGENVEDYEMTQRFLVNEYARHFMLSVFSLTDETMPVWNDAELYKLEVFDKNDPDSDWRHIGMDTSTARALHRRTLREVRWKNDRAVAVMWQLAYQLPILPALGLRENYRAEKLFERLAFAPVDFADDPARVRAMSESFIQELGQLGVFLTSEPLQAVAS, from the coding sequence ATGAAACTGTTGCTCTTGTCGGGCCTCGGACCTGTTTGGCCGGCGGCCAGTTCCTTCTGGGACAGCGATACGCTCTCCAACACTTTCTTCGACCTGAAGGCCAAGGTGGCGCCGTACCACCCAGGCCTGGATCGGCGCCTGACCGCCCAAAACTTCCACTACCGCGTTGGCAACGAGTCCCGGCCCGTCTTCCGGCCCCGGCTTCAGGGTGAGCCGCACCTCACCTCCGAAACGCTCTGCTCCATCCTCGATGGCTGTGGACGGGACTATGAGATGTTCCGCCTCGAGGACGTCTGGTACGAGAAGTGTGAGCCCCAGACCACCAACCCTGACGTCATCGCACTGTCAACCACCTTCATCTGCAACCGGAAAGCGTTCAACGCGGCCATCGAGTGGATCCGGGCCCGCTTCCCGAACGCCAAGGTCGTCGTCGGTGGGCAGTACAGCAACCTCAAGTACATGCGCCTCATGCGCGAGTTCCCGGGGATCGACTTCATTGTCCGCGGCGACGCCGAGATTGCCTTCCCCATGCTCCTCGACGCGCTCGAGGGAAAAGCCGACCTCGGCAAGGTCCCCAACCTGGTCATCGGGGGACCCGGCAGCGGCGAGGAGCGTCAGGTCACCCTGACCGAGTTTGGCTATATCAACGTCGACCAGCACCCCTCGCCCCGCTTTCGTGGCCACCGCCCCATCATCCCGTACGAGTCGATGCGGGGCTGTCCGTTCACATGTAAATTCTGTTCGTTCCCCTTTGCTTCCCCCGAGTGGCGCTACAAGTCGGCCGACAAGATCTGTCACGACTGGGCCAGCTACGCCGAGGCGAACGGCGCCAGCCTCATCCGCGCGATGGACTCGACCTTCACGGTGCCGCCCAAGCGGTTGCGCGAGCTGTTCGAAAAGCTGCCGTCGCTGGGCATCCGCTGGGAGGCCTACACGCGCGCCAACGTCATCAACACCCCCGACGTGGTGTCAGGGCTCGAAGCGTCGCACTGTACGACGCTCTCCATCGGCTTCGAGTCGATGAGCAACAACTCGCTCAAGTACATGAACAAGAAGGTCACCGCCGAGCAGAACCGGCGCGCCAACGAGCTGCTCGCCGACAGCGCGGTCGACTTCCGGGGTTCGTTCATCATTGGCTACCCCGGAGAGAACGTCGAAGACTATGAGATGACGCAGCGCTTCCTCGTCAACGAGTACGCCCGGCACTTCATGCTCAGCGTGTTCTCGCTCACGGACGAGACCATGCCCGTCTGGAATGACGCCGAGCTCTACAAGCTCGAGGTCTTCGACAAGAACGATCCCGACTCGGACTGGCGGCACATCGGCATGGACACCTCGACCGCGCGCGCCCTGCACCGGCGCACGCTGCGGGAGGTGCGCTGGAAGAATGACCGCGCCGTCGCCGTGATGTGGCAGCTCGCCTATCAGCTCCCCATCCTCCCGGCTCTCGGACTGCGCGAGAACTACCGCGCCGAGAAGCTGTTCGAGCGGCTTGCTTTCGCGCCCGTGGATTTCGCGGACGACCCCGCGCGCGTCCGCGCGATGTCCGAGTCGTTCATCCAGGAGCTCGGTCAGCTCGGTGTCTTCCTGACCTCCGAGCCCCTTCAGGCCGTCGCGAGCTGA
- a CDS encoding TonB-dependent receptor produces the protein MIKRRNIQLSRFVALVMCFAGNVALAQGTSVLLGKIVDSATGAPLADAVITATSPNLQGEQVVLSDASGEYRIPQLPPGLYTLRFERDAFQPFVRDGIALRLDSSLRVNVELLPDGFVEEIAVVARAPTVDVGSASTGININESFIRNIAVVVPGGKGAAARSFEALAELAPGAHADTYGVSISGATSPENQYVLDGVSVNDPGFGINGSQLSVEFIREVNVISGGYLPEYGRATGGVLNAVTKSGSNEFHGSVFGNLSPGSLASSGREIQRTAGTVSGRSRLWNQGDFGADLGGPILKDKLWFYLGMAPSFSRFRLERNLDSIELGADGQPLRDEDGLVRTQRIPGSQRFFFADNRAFQYIGKLTYLVDSNHNLTVSVSGTPSTAGGPGRFSVSDRTGMSETDLINGLPESIATQKVNSSTDASLKWSSSFWDKRLLVDATLGWHHQEVSTRASDGTRAGSLEGLAGTPYVYWQRSPAHSVLEFESVADPSACGGTAEEARTRCPVQAYSTGGPARLSEADMDRFQGKLMGTLLLKAAGEHIVKAGMDMDRSGFDHVRAHGGGSMISESEDGTYFQDFHQYGYLLGPDQVQVLDSLHSVSHSTTVGAFVQDSWNVLDLVTVNVGLRYDTQTLEGNGKVGLILANQWSPRLGLIVDPTREGRSKLFVNYARYYEAVPLDLVDRSLSGEPQVRSHMDSSLCNPLEPGQLQGVCDTDAARLPFRDPLDPSRRWQTVGSGFTLVDPEIKPQSVDEFVVGGEYEVFPQTRAGLSYNRRSLNMVIEDMSRDGGLSYFVGNPGYGFAEKFTKPKRNFDAVTFFLQRNFSEGWLAQASYTWSSLRGNFEGLFRSDSGQLDPNINSDFDLISLLPNRNGPLPADRKHQIKVFGSREFNLSREVSLNLGLSYRGNSGTPYSYLGAHELYGPGEAYILPRGSAGRLPWVHRVDSRLAVSWKFTREVAAQVSLDVFNLLDLKTAVTYDQHYTYAAIRPIENGTPADLASLVDVKGRPVAVNQNFGKPLAYQAPRSARLGMRVSF, from the coding sequence ATGATCAAGAGACGCAACATCCAACTGTCCCGCTTCGTAGCCCTGGTCATGTGCTTCGCGGGCAACGTGGCGCTGGCCCAAGGCACCTCGGTGCTCCTGGGGAAAATCGTGGACTCGGCCACTGGAGCGCCGCTCGCCGATGCGGTGATCACCGCCACATCCCCCAACCTTCAAGGGGAGCAGGTGGTGCTGAGCGATGCCTCGGGCGAGTACCGCATTCCTCAGCTCCCGCCAGGGCTGTACACGCTGCGTTTCGAGCGGGATGCGTTCCAACCCTTTGTCCGGGATGGCATCGCGTTGCGCCTGGATAGCTCTCTGCGGGTGAACGTCGAACTGCTGCCGGATGGCTTCGTGGAGGAGATCGCGGTGGTGGCACGGGCGCCCACGGTGGATGTGGGCTCTGCCTCCACGGGCATCAACATCAATGAATCCTTCATTCGCAACATCGCGGTGGTGGTGCCGGGTGGAAAAGGGGCCGCGGCGAGATCCTTCGAGGCCCTCGCCGAGCTGGCCCCAGGGGCACACGCGGATACCTACGGTGTCTCCATCAGCGGCGCCACCTCGCCCGAGAACCAGTACGTGCTGGATGGCGTGTCGGTGAACGACCCAGGTTTCGGCATCAACGGAAGCCAGTTGAGCGTGGAATTCATCCGAGAGGTCAACGTCATCAGCGGGGGCTATCTGCCCGAGTACGGACGCGCCACGGGGGGCGTGCTCAACGCGGTGACCAAGAGCGGCTCCAATGAGTTCCACGGCAGCGTGTTCGGCAACCTGTCGCCTGGGTCGCTGGCCAGCTCGGGCAGGGAGATCCAGCGGACCGCGGGGACGGTGTCCGGGCGATCGCGCTTGTGGAATCAGGGCGATTTCGGCGCGGACCTGGGAGGGCCCATTCTCAAGGACAAGCTTTGGTTCTACTTGGGGATGGCCCCCTCCTTCAGCCGCTTCCGGCTCGAGCGCAACCTCGATTCCATCGAACTGGGCGCGGACGGACAGCCGCTGCGGGACGAGGACGGCCTCGTCCGCACGCAGCGCATTCCCGGCAGCCAGCGCTTCTTCTTCGCTGACAACCGCGCGTTTCAGTACATCGGCAAGCTGACCTACCTGGTGGACTCCAACCACAACCTCACCGTGTCCGTCTCGGGGACGCCTTCCACTGCGGGCGGTCCCGGCCGTTTCTCGGTGAGCGATCGCACGGGCATGTCGGAGACGGACTTGATCAATGGCCTCCCTGAGTCCATTGCTACCCAGAAGGTGAACAGCAGCACGGATGCGAGCCTCAAGTGGTCCAGCTCCTTCTGGGACAAGCGGCTGCTCGTCGATGCCACGCTCGGCTGGCATCATCAGGAGGTGTCCACCCGGGCCTCCGATGGCACGCGTGCCGGCAGCCTGGAGGGCCTGGCGGGGACGCCCTACGTGTACTGGCAGCGTTCACCGGCCCATTCGGTGCTCGAGTTCGAGTCGGTGGCGGACCCCTCGGCATGTGGTGGCACGGCCGAGGAGGCGCGCACGCGCTGTCCGGTCCAGGCCTACTCCACCGGTGGCCCCGCCCGTCTCAGTGAGGCCGACATGGATCGCTTCCAGGGCAAGCTCATGGGCACGTTGCTGCTCAAGGCGGCGGGCGAGCACATCGTCAAGGCGGGGATGGACATGGACCGCTCTGGCTTTGACCATGTCCGCGCCCACGGTGGCGGCAGCATGATCTCCGAGTCCGAGGATGGCACCTACTTCCAGGACTTCCACCAGTATGGCTACCTGCTCGGTCCGGACCAGGTGCAGGTGCTGGACTCCCTGCATTCGGTGTCCCACTCGACCACGGTGGGCGCCTTCGTGCAGGACTCCTGGAATGTGCTGGACCTGGTCACCGTGAACGTGGGCCTGCGCTACGACACGCAGACGCTGGAGGGCAATGGCAAGGTGGGGCTCATCCTGGCCAACCAGTGGTCGCCCCGGCTGGGGCTCATCGTGGATCCCACCCGGGAAGGCCGCTCGAAGTTGTTCGTCAACTATGCGCGGTATTACGAGGCCGTTCCCTTGGATCTGGTCGATCGCTCCCTGTCTGGCGAGCCGCAGGTGCGCTCGCACATGGACTCTTCCTTGTGCAATCCGCTGGAGCCTGGACAGCTCCAGGGGGTGTGTGACACGGATGCCGCGCGCCTCCCGTTCCGGGATCCCTTGGATCCGAGCCGCCGCTGGCAGACGGTGGGCTCTGGCTTCACGCTCGTGGATCCGGAGATCAAGCCCCAGTCCGTGGATGAGTTCGTCGTGGGAGGCGAATACGAGGTGTTCCCGCAGACGCGCGCGGGGCTCTCCTACAACCGGCGCTCACTCAACATGGTCATCGAGGACATGAGCCGGGATGGCGGGCTCTCCTACTTCGTGGGCAACCCCGGGTACGGGTTCGCAGAGAAGTTCACCAAGCCCAAGCGCAACTTCGATGCGGTGACGTTCTTCCTCCAGCGCAACTTCTCCGAGGGCTGGCTGGCGCAGGCGAGCTACACCTGGTCCTCTCTGCGAGGAAACTTCGAGGGCCTGTTCCGCTCGGACTCCGGTCAGCTCGACCCGAACATCAACTCGGACTTCGATCTGATCTCCCTCCTGCCCAACCGGAATGGGCCCCTGCCGGCGGACCGCAAGCATCAGATCAAGGTGTTTGGCTCTCGCGAGTTCAACCTCTCGCGCGAGGTGAGCCTCAACCTGGGCCTGTCGTACCGGGGCAACTCGGGGACGCCTTACAGCTACCTGGGGGCGCACGAACTCTACGGGCCCGGCGAGGCCTATATCCTCCCGCGGGGCTCGGCCGGCCGGCTGCCGTGGGTGCACCGCGTGGACAGCCGTCTGGCGGTCTCCTGGAAGTTCACCCGGGAGGTGGCTGCGCAGGTGAGCCTGGATGTCTTCAACCTGCTCGACCTGAAGACCGCCGTCACCTATGACCAGCACTACACCTATGCGGCGATCCGCCCCATCGAGAACGGGACCCCCGCGGACCTGGCGTCGCTGGTGGATGTGAAGGGCCGGCCCGTCGCCGTCAACCAGAACTTCGGAAAGCCCCTGGCCTATCAGGCGCCGCGCTCGGCTCGCCTGGGCATGCGGGTGTCCTTCTAA
- a CDS encoding SGNH/GDSL hydrolase family protein, with product MIGDSITDAERARPVGEGPFGALGKGYVAQVDALLNAAHPEHAIRVVNMGITRNTAADLAARWTSDVLELKPDWVSVMIGINDVWIRHMRPREPELHVELEDYEQTLDALVARTQPGVQGMVLMTPFYIEPNRQDRVRAHMDRFGGAVKRVATRHGTRFVDVQAAFDRVLEHLYPAAMAWDRVHPDHVGHMVIARAFLNEIGFEWPRGA from the coding sequence ATGATCGGTGATTCCATCACCGACGCGGAGCGCGCACGCCCCGTGGGAGAGGGCCCTTTTGGCGCGCTCGGCAAGGGCTATGTGGCGCAGGTCGATGCCCTGCTCAACGCCGCCCATCCCGAGCATGCGATCCGCGTCGTCAACATGGGCATCACGCGCAACACCGCGGCGGATCTCGCGGCCCGATGGACCTCGGACGTGCTCGAGCTCAAACCGGACTGGGTCTCGGTGATGATCGGCATCAATGACGTCTGGATCCGCCACATGCGGCCCCGGGAGCCCGAACTCCACGTCGAACTCGAGGACTACGAGCAGACGCTCGATGCGCTCGTCGCCAGGACCCAACCCGGGGTGCAGGGCATGGTCTTGATGACCCCCTTCTACATCGAGCCCAACCGTCAGGACCGCGTCCGTGCGCACATGGACCGGTTCGGCGGTGCCGTGAAGCGGGTCGCCACGCGCCATGGCACGCGGTTCGTCGACGTGCAGGCGGCATTCGACCGGGTGCTGGAGCACCTCTACCCGGCGGCGATGGCCTGGGACCGCGTGCATCCCGATCACGTCGGGCACATGGTCATCGCGCGCGCGTTCCTGAATGAGATCGGCTTCGAGTGGCCCCGAGGGGCGTGA
- a CDS encoding acyltransferase family protein, whose translation MAFIDALRGVAVLFVVAHHVGLYLNPMGYMPWAFANFDMGQFGVMVFFVCSGFVIPASLQRNTSLKDFWVRRFFRLYPLYWVSAIIATSMYVLHAVPPERPLSHQPLQELMVAEPLKTVLANTTMVPSLFGSYSLIAPYWTLELEMLFYVLVSVLAVTKLASRTVPVVLFFMALAVGGGVMAFGLEEPVPVYIAAMFSGTVLYGLHTGTLSSRTVLGVMGLSVAALATAAFFYAKGGIIWGLGSMLLAWGGPILLVTAATFLSRSLTVPSGLLWLGRISYSVYLMHLLLLVAIPPTGNIVTTILVWLAAIFLVSAVTYRLVERPAMNLGRRLTSPRGDNAPSPAPAPAS comes from the coding sequence TTGGCGTTCATCGACGCCTTGCGAGGGGTGGCGGTCCTGTTCGTGGTCGCCCACCATGTCGGGCTGTATCTCAATCCCATGGGCTACATGCCGTGGGCATTCGCGAACTTCGACATGGGCCAGTTCGGGGTCATGGTGTTCTTCGTCTGCAGCGGCTTCGTCATTCCCGCGTCGCTGCAGCGGAATACCTCCCTGAAGGACTTCTGGGTACGGCGCTTCTTCCGCTTGTATCCGCTCTACTGGGTGAGTGCCATCATCGCGACCTCGATGTACGTCCTGCATGCGGTCCCGCCCGAGCGTCCGCTCAGCCATCAGCCGCTGCAAGAGCTGATGGTTGCCGAGCCCCTCAAGACGGTGCTGGCCAACACCACGATGGTGCCGTCACTCTTCGGCTCCTACTCATTGATTGCCCCGTACTGGACGCTCGAGCTCGAGATGCTGTTCTACGTGCTGGTGTCGGTGCTGGCGGTCACGAAGCTGGCCTCCCGCACGGTGCCGGTCGTGCTCTTCTTCATGGCCCTGGCGGTGGGAGGCGGAGTCATGGCCTTCGGCCTGGAAGAGCCGGTGCCCGTCTACATCGCCGCCATGTTCTCCGGCACCGTCCTGTATGGCCTGCATACCGGAACGCTCTCCTCCCGGACGGTGCTCGGGGTGATGGGCCTGTCGGTGGCCGCGCTGGCAACCGCCGCCTTTTTCTATGCGAAGGGCGGCATCATCTGGGGACTCGGCTCCATGCTGCTCGCCTGGGGCGGCCCCATCCTCCTCGTCACCGCCGCGACGTTCCTGAGCCGCTCCCTGACCGTGCCCTCGGGCCTGTTGTGGCTGGGGCGCATCAGCTACTCCGTGTACCTGATGCACCTCCTGCTCCTCGTGGCCATTCCGCCCACGGGCAACATTGTCACCACCATCCTGGTCTGGCTTGCCGCGATCTTCCTGGTCTCCGCGGTCACCTACCGGCTCGTCGAGCGCCCGGCGATGAACCTGGGCAGACGCCTGACGTCGCCCAGGGGCGACAACGCCCCCTCCCCTGCCCCCGCCCCCGCGTCCTGA